One window from the genome of Cryptomeria japonica chromosome 6, Sugi_1.0, whole genome shotgun sequence encodes:
- the LOC131030547 gene encoding ethylene-responsive transcription factor RAP2-9 — protein MAKEKQPQKKDTEKPSIDRKLRAKTNTNPYRGVRMRKWGKWVCEIREPNKRTRLWLGSYATPEAAAKAYDTAAFYLRGKSAALNFPLDVFGGLEFESSRPQMTRQDIQKKAASIGAAVDAIIGRSGVPAGQGFESLRQQSEDFMQRVVSPIKETKPAIIVE, from the coding sequence ATGGCGAAAGAGAAGCAGCCCCAGAAGAAGGATACAGAGAAGCCGTCAATTGACAGAAAGCTCAGGGCTAAAACGAATACGAACCCTTACAGAGGGGTTCGAATGAGGAAATGGGGAAAATGGGTGTGTGAGATAAGAGAGCCGAATAAGAGAACGCGCCTCTGGTTGGGATCATATGCTACTCCTGAGGCCGCCGCCAAAGCTTATGATACCGCCGCCTTTTATCTCAGGGGAAAATCTGCTGCTCTTAATTTTCCGCTTGATGTTTTCGGAGGTCTCGAGTTCGAGTCTTCTCGGCCCCAAATGACGAGGCAGGATATTCAGAAGAAGGCCGCTAGTATTGGTGCAGCCGTCGACGCCATAATCGGTAGGAGCGGTGTGCCCGCAGGTCAAGGGTTCGAATCCCTGCGACAGCAATCGGAAGATTTTATGCAGAGAGTGGTTTCACCTATCAAAGAGACGAAGCCCGCCATTATTGTTGAGTAG